A single region of the Syntrophomonadaceae bacterium genome encodes:
- a CDS encoding polyprenyl synthetase family protein, whose protein sequence is MYAYLPHKEFFQDLQDVEQGLLNCLDTANPVLQESLSHLLMAGGKRLRPTFALLAARCNPDVTNLDNLIPLAVSLELIHMASLVHDDIIDLSVLRRGLPTLWTKWGDRVSVHIGDFLFARALVLISDYNDPRIYRVLSKTGVRMCEGEIQQMASTCQSSHSVRKYLNRVRLKTALLISASCQLGAIAVDSPAKHISLLKNYGHNLGMAFQITDDLLDLIAEPTRLGKPIGNDLRQGIVTLPVILAMQDNAHHHFFSRLLNAEHKSESEIEEAIARIKQSGSLQVCDNIVNKYIWKAKEKIAGLPDTKAKESLIWIADMIPSRSF, encoded by the coding sequence ATGTATGCATATTTGCCTCATAAAGAATTTTTCCAGGACTTACAGGACGTTGAACAAGGCTTGCTTAATTGTTTAGATACTGCAAATCCAGTATTGCAGGAAAGTCTTTCTCATTTGTTAATGGCTGGCGGCAAGCGATTACGGCCGACATTTGCCTTGCTAGCTGCCAGGTGCAATCCAGATGTAACAAATTTGGACAATTTAATTCCCCTCGCAGTATCATTAGAATTAATTCATATGGCTAGCTTGGTGCACGATGATATCATCGACCTATCCGTTCTCCGGCGGGGGTTGCCGACCCTTTGGACCAAATGGGGAGACAGGGTTTCAGTTCATATCGGAGATTTTCTGTTTGCCAGGGCTTTAGTCTTGATTTCCGATTACAATGACCCCAGAATATATAGAGTATTGTCCAAAACCGGCGTTAGGATGTGTGAAGGGGAAATACAACAAATGGCTTCCACCTGTCAATCATCCCACTCTGTCAGGAAATATTTAAATCGGGTTAGGCTTAAAACTGCGCTGCTAATTTCTGCGAGTTGTCAGTTGGGAGCTATTGCGGTTGATTCCCCTGCAAAACACATTTCCCTATTGAAAAATTATGGTCATAATTTAGGTATGGCGTTTCAGATTACCGATGACTTGCTGGATTTAATCGCGGAACCGACAAGACTTGGCAAGCCGATAGGTAATGACTTAAGGCAGGGGATAGTTACTTTACCTGTAATACTTGCAATGCAGGATAATGCCCACCATCATTTTTTCAGCCGCCTATTGAATGCTGAACATAAAAGTGAAAGTGAAATCGAAGAAGCAATTGCGAGGATAAAACAGAGCGGCAGCTTGCAGGTTTGTGATAACATAGTAAACAAATATATTTGGAAAGCTAAAGAAAAAATTGCTGGCTTGCCTGATACCAAAGCAAAGGAATCCCTGATCTGGATTGCCGATATGATTCCGAGCAGAAGCTTTTAA
- a CDS encoding bifunctional precorrin-2 dehydrogenase/sirohydrochlorin ferrochelatase, whose amino-acid sequence MPMMYPVTLELVDKECLVVGGGVVAERKVLSLLECGAIITVVSPAITTMLRKLADTSLIKYKDGCYSKDDLLNKLLVICATNNQVVNQQVAQDCKGIGIWVNVVDQPELCTFHVPAVMRRGMMSISVSTSGASPLLAAKIRKQLEQDFGQEYEILLQIMVEVRKEVNQKNIDPIKRYQIYSKILNSNIMQLIKQGKTEKVKELIAACTSL is encoded by the coding sequence ATGCCAATGATGTACCCAGTAACACTAGAACTGGTTGATAAAGAGTGTCTGGTAGTTGGTGGGGGTGTGGTTGCGGAACGAAAAGTGCTGTCTTTGCTAGAATGCGGAGCTATAATAACTGTGGTCAGCCCCGCTATTACTACTATGCTTCGTAAACTAGCCGACACCAGCCTGATTAAGTATAAAGATGGTTGCTACTCAAAAGATGATTTGCTGAATAAATTGCTGGTTATTTGCGCCACAAACAACCAGGTTGTTAATCAGCAGGTTGCTCAAGACTGTAAAGGAATTGGCATCTGGGTTAATGTTGTTGATCAGCCTGAGTTATGCACGTTTCATGTGCCTGCTGTTATGCGGCGTGGTATGATGTCAATCAGTGTATCTACATCAGGCGCAAGCCCCTTGCTCGCGGCCAAAATTAGGAAGCAGTTAGAACAGGATTTCGGGCAAGAGTATGAGATATTACTTCAGATCATGGTGGAGGTTCGCAAAGAAGTTAATCAAAAAAATATTGACCCCATAAAGCGATATCAAATTTATTCAAAAATCTTAAATTCAAATATTATGCAATTAATCAAGCAGGGCAAGACTGAAAAGGTTAAGGAGTTGATTGCTGCGTGTACATCCTTGTAG